The DNA sequence GCCGCTACATCTTCTGCGCTGTGAATTCCACTTTCGGTCACCACCACCTTATCATCGGGAATCATTTTCAACAGCTCAAAGGTAGTATCAAGAGACGTATCAAAAGTGTGCAAATCGCGGTTATTAATGCCCAGCAATCTATTTTCCAACTTCAGGGCCCGCTCACACTCTTCCGCATTGTGTACTTCCACAAGCACATCCAGACCAACTTCTTTGGCAAGCCCATTGAGGTCCGCCATCTGCTGATCTGACAAACAGGCAGCAATCAGCAGTATGCAGTCTGCTCCAAGAGCCCGAGCTTCAACCACCTGGAAAGGGTCGATGGTGAAGTCCTTGCGCAAAATCGGCAAACTGACTGATTCACGAGCGGCAACCAAATACTCGTCAGCACCCTGAAAGAAATCAATATCAGTGAGTACCGACAGACAGGCTGCGCCGCCCTCTTCATAACTGTGTGCAATCTGCACAGGATCGAAGTTCTCACGGATCACACCTTTGCTGGGTGAGGCCTTTTTCACTTCGGCGATTACCGCAGATTGTCCGCGCAACAACTTCCACTCCAGTGCTGCTACAAACCCTCTCGCTGGAGACTGCTCGAAGGCCCGGGATTTCATATCCTCAAAGGAAGTAACCTCAAGGCGGGCATTCACTTCCTCACGCTTGCGGGCAATGATTTTTTTTAGAACGGTTGGTGTATCAATAGCTGTCATATCTTCTATCTGCTGCTTATGCTTAATTACTCGCTGGAAACTTTCGCCAGCTCACTCAACTTGGCCAGTGCCTCACCGGACTGAATCACCTGCCGGGCGCGCTCAACGCCAGCCTCGAGATCACTCACTACTCCCGCGGCATACAGGGCTGCCCCTGCATTCAGGCTGACCATTTGTGATGCCGGGTGATCGACATTTGAGAGCGCGGTTTTGACCATTGCCAAGCTCTCTATTGCGTCAGCCACTTTCAGGGCCTCAAGCCGGGACTTATTAAATCCAAAGCACTCAGGGGAGAGTGAGTATTCACTAATCTCCCCATTTTTCAATTCGGCAACCATTGTTTCAGCGGCAATGCTGATCTCATCGAGGCCATCTGCACTGTGTACGACCAATACATGGCTTGCCCCCAGCTCACGCATTACCTCGGCGACCGGACGCACCCAGTCTGCACTGAAAACCCCCAGCAACAGGTTAGGCACTGAAGCGGGATTGGTAAGCGGCCCCAATAAATTGAATACCGTGCGCACCCCCAACTCCCGGCGCGGACCAATAGCGTATTTCATGGCGGCGTGGTGGTTTACGGCAAACATAAAGCCAACACCCACCTCCTCTATACAGTGCTTTACCTGCTCCGGGGTGAGATTCAAATTCACTCCGGCAGCCTCCAGCAAATCGGCACTGCCGGACTTGCTGCTGACTGAGCGGTTACCATGCTTGGCTACCGTTGCCCCTGCCGCGGCGGCAACAAAGGTCGAGGCAGTGGAAACATTAAAGATGCCGGCACTGTCCCCACCGGTTCCTACAATATCCACCAGGTGCTCTGCATCAATCTTCACTGGCTTAGCGAGTTTGCGCATTACCTGCGCTGCACCGGCTATTTCATCCACGGTTTCGCCTTTGGCTCGCAACCCTACTAAAAATCCACCTATCTGTGCGTCAGTGCACTGACCCGTCATGATTTGCTCCATGACTGCGCTCATCTGCTCTCTACTGAGATCGATGTTGTTGAGCAAGGAATTGATCGCCGTTTTTATATCCATAAGCCTTTCTCTCGGTGGTGCGCACAGCGCACCCTACTGATGATTATCTCTTACCATGCAGGGTGCACCGTGCGCACCAAAACATGTGGGCAAAATCAGTATCAGGTGTTTAAAAAATTCCTTAACAGGTCGTGGCCATGCTCGGTGAGAATGGACTCCGGGTGAAACTGGACGCCTTCAATGGCCAACTCCTTGTGGCGCACCCCCATTATCTCATCAATACTGCCATCGGCATTCTCGGTCCAGGCAGTCACCTCCAGGCAATCTGGCAGCGAACCCTGATCGATCACCAGCGAATGATAGCGAGTGACGGTAAACGGGTTGCTCAGACCACTGAAAACACCACTATTATTGTGGTGAACCGGAGATGTTTTGCCGTGCATCACCTGTTTGGCACGAACAATTTCACCGCCAAACGCCTGACCAATACTTTGATGTCCCAGGCAGATACCCAACAACGGAATTTTGCCGGCAAAGTGCTTGATAGCCGCCACCGATACTCCCGCTTCGTTAGGAGTACAGGGTCCCGGCGAGATAACAATGCGCTCTGGCGCCATCTTCTCAATTTGTTCAATAGTCAGCTCGTCGTTACGCACCACCTTCACATCCGCCTGCAGCTCGGCCAGATACTGCACCACGTTGTAGGTGAAGGAGTCGTAGTTATCGATCATTAGCAGCATGAGGCATGTCCCCTGACTTGGTTTTCGCTTCAACACCGCTGGCTTCCAGGCGCGCGTGGAGCCTTGCCAGCGCGTCTTGAGTGGTGCGCAATTCATTAAGTATTTCATCGTGGCTCGGCGGCGTGCGCAACTGACGCAGTTTTTCTGCCTTGGCCTCGTCCAGGTTATTGAGTACCACGGCGATAAACAGATTGATCATCACAAAGGTACCCAACACCACAAAACTGACAAAATAGATCCACGCCCAGGGCTTGGCGGCCATGGCCGTGTACATGATGTCCGTCCAGTCCTCCAGGGTGACAATACGGAACAGACTCAACAGTGCAATCGGCAAATCTCGCCAGTGAGTAGGGTCAATTTCCCGGAACAGATAGAAGCCACTTACTGCGTAGATGTAAAACAGAACGCAGAGCAACAACCCGACATGCCCCATACTCGGCAATGAACGTAACAGCGTATCCACGATCAGGCGCAACTCCGGAAAGGCCGACACCAGTCGCAGCACACGAAACAGTCTAGCCAGCCGTGCGACCATTGCCAGCTCACCGGAATCCGGCGCCAAACTCAGCAAGATGATTGCAAAATCAAAGCAGTTCCATCCACTTTTGAAGTAATTCTGTGGCTTTGGCCACTGCGCCACCATCTTTAATATCGCTTCAGCAATAAAGGCCAACAACACTACATGGTAAAGCTGAACAAACCATGGATGGTAGGCGGATGCCACCGAATCCCAGGTTTCAACCCCAACGGCGATGCCGTTAAGAACAATCAAACTGATAATCAGTGCCTGAAAACCGCTCGAGCCAGTCAAACGCTGAGCAAAGCCGACAAAACCGTGCATTTTTTACCTTCTGAGATTACTAGGGCCTGTTAACACTAAGGGTTATTTACCCTGCACCATTGCAACGGCGCGCATCATAGCGCGAGCTTTGTTCATCGTCTCCTTCCATTCCAGTTCTGGCACTGAATCGGCAACAACTCCAGCCCCTGCTTGAACGTGCAATCGCCCTTCCTTGATCACTGCTGTGCGAATGGCGATGGCGGTATCCATATTGCCACTCCAGGACAGATATCCTACTGCGCCACCATAGATGCCACGCTTCACCGGTTCCACTTCGTCGATAATTTCCATGGCTCGGATCTTGGGTGCGCCACTGAGGGTACCGGCAGGCAGGGCGGCTTTAAGTACATCCAGAGCTCCGAGCTCGGGTTTAACCTGGCCCGTTACATTAGAAGTGATATGCATTACATGGGAGTAGCGCTCTACCACCATCTGCTCCGTCACTTTGACGGTACCGGTTTGGGAGACCCGCCCAGCATCGTTACGACCAAGGTCAATCAACATCAGGTGCTCGGCAATCTCTTTCGGGTCGGCCAGCATCTCCTGTTCCAGGTGCCTGTCTTCCTCCTCCGTACGGCCTCGACGACGGGTACCCGCAATTGGTCGCACGGTAACTTCTCCGTGCTCCAGTCGCGCCAGAATTTCCGGTGAAGAACCGGCAATCTGAAATTCACCCATATCAAGGAAGTACATGTACGGTGACGGATTGAGGCAGCGCAGGGCGCGATAGAGGTTCAATGGCTCGTCGTGAAAATCCGCGCTCAGTCGTTGCGACGGAACCACCTGCATACAGTCGCCAGCGAGAATGTACTCTTTGATTTTGCTCACTGACGCCTTGAAAGCCTCTTCGCCAAAGCCCGATGTGAATGCCTGTTCGCAGGCCTCTTCACCACCCAAAGACACTGTGCCAAGATCGGGGAGTGGGTTAAGCAACTGCTTCTCCAGCTGATCGAGCCTCGCATTGGCGCGCCCTTCTGCTTCGGCTTCTGCCGGGTCTACATGAACAATTAAAATCAGTTTGCCCGCCAGGTTGTCGAACACCAGCACTTCGTCCGACACCATCAACATAATATCGGGCGTGCCCAGCTCATCGGGTGGACAGCTATTGGCCAGTTTTGGCTCTACGTAGCGAACACAGTCGTAACCAAAATAACCCACCAGGCCACCATTAAACCGAGGCAAGGCATCGAGGTCCGGGGCGCGATAGCGCTGTTGAAATTGCGCAACATACTCAAGTGGATCAGCCACTTCGGCACTTTCAACCACGACACCGTCACGCTCTACTGTGACCTGATGGCCGGTGACTTTCAGTACAGTGCGAGCCGGCAAGCCGATAATTGAGTAACGACCCCAGCGCTCCCCCCCCTGAACAGACTCAAACAGGTATGAATACTTACCGCGAGCCAATTTCAGGTAGCTGGACAGTGGAGTCTCCAGATCCGCTAATACTTCGCGAACCACGGGAATACGGTTGTAGTTTTGCGAGGCCAGCTCGGCAAACGTTGGAATCGTCATGGCTTTTTTACCATCGGTTTTTTCCCGCAACCCGCGGGTACGCAAATACATGATGCGTAAAGTAAAAACAGTTGAAAATAACTTGGGGTACTGTGCCGGGACGCACAGAAAGAATCACCAGCGGCGCCATCGCCCGGTGTTGAGGGAAGGAATGTCAAATGCGCTGTGTTGCATTGAGTTTCTCCATAGCAGGAGGCCGATTGTAGCGGAATTTATCCGCCTGACAAACTAGCAGGTCGAATTGGCTTCGACCTGCTCTGCAAATGACTTATTCGGCTTTGGCCAACTCAGCACGCAAACGACCAATAGCTTCGGCGTAAGCGGCCTGGCCAGCACCACCTTTGCCGTAAATGGCAGAACCTGCGACAAATGTATCGGCTCCCGCTTCAGCAATAGCGCGAATATTATCTGCAGTTACACCACCATCAATTTCCAGGCGGATATCATAGCCACTGTCGTCAATCAGCTGGCGTGCCTCACGCAGCTTGTCGAGGGTGCCTGGAATAAACTTCTGCCCGCCAAAGCCAGGGTTCACCGACATCAACAGCAGCATATCCATCTTGTCCAAAACGTACTTAACCGGCTCCAGAGAAGTGGCCGGATTGAGAACGAGGCCGGACTTGCAGCCCAGATCACGCGCCAACTGCAGGGAACGATCCACATGGCGGGATGCCTCCGGGTGGAAAGTAATGTAGGTAGCACCTGCATCGGCAAACATGCGAATCAGGTCATCTACTGGCTCAACCATCAAATGCACATCAATTGGAGCCTCTATGCCATAGTTGCGCAAAGCCTTGCACACCATCGGCCCGATGGTCAGATTGGGCACATAGTGGTTGTCCATAACATCAAAGTGGACAATATCGGCTCCAGCGGCAAGAACTGCGTCAACTTCTTCGCCAAGACGGGCAAAATCGGCAGACAGGATGGATGGAGCAATCTTGAAGTCTCGCATGGGTTGTTTCTCTGGGGCTATATCTGGGAAGAGGTCAAATAATGAAGGAGAAGATCGCGGCATGCAATCAATCGATACTCTGACACAGTTTCAGGGCCCTTAAAAGAGGTTATTGATGAAAAACAACTTTTTCATCATTTTGTCATTTTCCACTTGAAAGCGGAGGCGAATGGCCTCATGTTAACAGTGACCCAGGCAGAAAAAGCATTACAGCCTGGGCAACTCAACCGGGTCAGCTCGCTATCGACCCAACGCCACAACCGGGCAATCCGGTCACAAGGCACGATAAGAAACAACGCTGTATAGAAGGATGACGTCTATGAAACTGAACCTGTCTGGACACCATGTTGAAATCACTGATGCCCTGAGAGAAGCCGCCGAGCAGAAGTTTTCCGGCATCAAAACCCGCTACCCCGACCTGCAAGACATTTCCCTTATTCTCACCGTAGAGCGCAACGAACAGAGTGTTGAAGCCAGTACCATCTATCTTGGCCACACCGTTGCAGTCAATGCCGGTAACGGTGATATGTATACCGCTCTCGCCAGTGCGGCCAGTAAACTTAATGCTGCACTTGGTCATCGCAAGGGTTCCTGCAACGCCGGTCGCCACAGAAAGCCCGAGCCGATACCGATTGAGCTGCCGGAAGAAGAGCCGGTTTACACCACAGCCTCCTGATCTCCACCAACGGGAAGAAAGCCTCGCAATCGCGGGGCTTTTTGTTTTCATCACCACTGGTTAACATTCACCTTTCTTAGGGAAGAGTTAGCATGCAAACCGAGCGTTTAGTCAGCCTGGATACCATTCGCGGCATAGCCGTGCTTGGCATTCTGTTTATGAATCTGTTTACCATCGCAGTGCCCTACACTGCCTACAGCTCACCCGAGTGGAACAACAACGCCACCAACTTTGACTACTGGGTGTATGCCATTCAGCATCTGCTGTTTGACGGCCGCTTTATGACTTTGTTCTGCCTGTTGTTTGGTGCCGGACTCGCCCTGTTCCGGGAAAAGCTCGAATCCCGTGATTACCCCGCAAAACCGGTTTTATACAGTCGACTGCGCTGGCTGCTGTTGTTTGGTGCACTGCATGCGGTGTTTATCTGGTTTGGCGATATTCTGTTTTCTTACGCCCTGGCCGGACTTTTTATTGTTGCCAGTGGCCTGATTCACCAGCCACCTAAATCACTCCTGAAAATTGGCATTGGATTATTCGCTGCGGGTTACTTGCTGTTTGCCCTGCTCTGGTACCTGTTGCCAATATTACCGGAAGACTTTTTAATCGAAAAAATGGGTAGCGCCACTAATAGCCCCGAATTCATCGCAGGCGATGTCTCCATTTGGACCGGCCCATACAGCGAACAACTACTCAATCAGGCAAGTCTGTTTATTGAATCGATCATGGCAATGGTATTTATGGGGCCAATTTGGGCAGTAATAGGAATGATGTTGATCGGCATTGTACTTTACAAACTGGATATCTTTCGCACTGGGCTGAAGTCCCACACCCAATGGCTGTTGCTGACAGGGGGCCTACTGCTCAGTGGCTATGACTTATGGATATGCTGGCAAAACGGCTTCAATAGTTTTCGAAACACCTTTTCACCGTGGAATTTTATTGCCGCCCTGATGATGGCACTCGGCTACCTGTCACTGATCGTCAAAGCAACCAACCACTGCCAGGGACAAGAAAACCTGTTCAGCCGAGTTGGGCGAATGGCTTTCAGTTTTTATATTTTTCAGTCAATCAGCATGATATTGGTATTTCGCTGGTTGGCCCCCGAATTGTACGGACAGTTAGACCGTCTAAGCCTGATTGGCATTGCTGTAGCGATGAGTGTTTTACAGATATTTATAGCCAAATATTGGCTGTCACACTTCCAGCAAGGACCGCTTGAAGCGCTTTGGCGAAAATTAACCTGGAGAGGCATCCAGGAAACCGTTCAACCCGAGCAACCCTCAACTTAAAAACCGGCAACAATTAACACCCCAAAAAAAAGCCCCGCTTTATCGGCGGGGTTTTGTTTTTAAGCGTAGCCCACCGTCAGTGTTTAGCAACCATTTTTTCATTCACTTT is a window from the Porticoccaceae bacterium LTM1 genome containing:
- the trpC gene encoding indole-3-glycerol phosphate synthase TrpC translates to MTAIDTPTVLKKIIARKREEVNARLEVTSFEDMKSRAFEQSPARGFVAALEWKLLRGQSAVIAEVKKASPSKGVIRENFDPVQIAHSYEEGGAACLSVLTDIDFFQGADEYLVAARESVSLPILRKDFTIDPFQVVEARALGADCILLIAACLSDQQMADLNGLAKEVGLDVLVEVHNAEECERALKLENRLLGINNRDLHTFDTSLDTTFELLKMIPDDKVVVTESGIHSAEDVAAMREHNVNAFLVGEAFMRAEDPGQRLAELFGTV
- the trpD gene encoding anthranilate phosphoribosyltransferase, producing MDIKTAINSLLNNIDLSREQMSAVMEQIMTGQCTDAQIGGFLVGLRAKGETVDEIAGAAQVMRKLAKPVKIDAEHLVDIVGTGGDSAGIFNVSTASTFVAAAAGATVAKHGNRSVSSKSGSADLLEAAGVNLNLTPEQVKHCIEEVGVGFMFAVNHHAAMKYAIGPRRELGVRTVFNLLGPLTNPASVPNLLLGVFSADWVRPVAEVMRELGASHVLVVHSADGLDEISIAAETMVAELKNGEISEYSLSPECFGFNKSRLEALKVADAIESLAMVKTALSNVDHPASQMVSLNAGAALYAAGVVSDLEAGVERARQVIQSGEALAKLSELAKVSSE
- a CDS encoding aminodeoxychorismate/anthranilate synthase component II is translated as MLLMIDNYDSFTYNVVQYLAELQADVKVVRNDELTIEQIEKMAPERIVISPGPCTPNEAGVSVAAIKHFAGKIPLLGICLGHQSIGQAFGGEIVRAKQVMHGKTSPVHHNNSGVFSGLSNPFTVTRYHSLVIDQGSLPDCLEVTAWTENADGSIDEIMGVRHKELAIEGVQFHPESILTEHGHDLLRNFLNT
- a CDS encoding ion transporter → MHGFVGFAQRLTGSSGFQALIISLIVLNGIAVGVETWDSVASAYHPWFVQLYHVVLLAFIAEAILKMVAQWPKPQNYFKSGWNCFDFAIILLSLAPDSGELAMVARLARLFRVLRLVSAFPELRLIVDTLLRSLPSMGHVGLLLCVLFYIYAVSGFYLFREIDPTHWRDLPIALLSLFRIVTLEDWTDIMYTAMAAKPWAWIYFVSFVVLGTFVMINLFIAVVLNNLDEAKAEKLRQLRTPPSHDEILNELRTTQDALARLHARLEASGVEAKTKSGDMPHAANDR
- the trpE gene encoding anthranilate synthase component I is translated as MTIPTFAELASQNYNRIPVVREVLADLETPLSSYLKLARGKYSYLFESVQGGERWGRYSIIGLPARTVLKVTGHQVTVERDGVVVESAEVADPLEYVAQFQQRYRAPDLDALPRFNGGLVGYFGYDCVRYVEPKLANSCPPDELGTPDIMLMVSDEVLVFDNLAGKLILIVHVDPAEAEAEGRANARLDQLEKQLLNPLPDLGTVSLGGEEACEQAFTSGFGEEAFKASVSKIKEYILAGDCMQVVPSQRLSADFHDEPLNLYRALRCLNPSPYMYFLDMGEFQIAGSSPEILARLEHGEVTVRPIAGTRRRGRTEEEDRHLEQEMLADPKEIAEHLMLIDLGRNDAGRVSQTGTVKVTEQMVVERYSHVMHITSNVTGQVKPELGALDVLKAALPAGTLSGAPKIRAMEIIDEVEPVKRGIYGGAVGYLSWSGNMDTAIAIRTAVIKEGRLHVQAGAGVVADSVPELEWKETMNKARAMMRAVAMVQGK
- the rpe gene encoding ribulose-phosphate 3-epimerase — encoded protein: MRDFKIAPSILSADFARLGEEVDAVLAAGADIVHFDVMDNHYVPNLTIGPMVCKALRNYGIEAPIDVHLMVEPVDDLIRMFADAGATYITFHPEASRHVDRSLQLARDLGCKSGLVLNPATSLEPVKYVLDKMDMLLLMSVNPGFGGQKFIPGTLDKLREARQLIDDSGYDIRLEIDGGVTADNIRAIAEAGADTFVAGSAIYGKGGAGQAAYAEAIGRLRAELAKAE
- the raiA gene encoding ribosome-associated translation inhibitor RaiA, encoding MKLNLSGHHVEITDALREAAEQKFSGIKTRYPDLQDISLILTVERNEQSVEASTIYLGHTVAVNAGNGDMYTALASAASKLNAALGHRKGSCNAGRHRKPEPIPIELPEEEPVYTTAS
- a CDS encoding DUF418 domain-containing protein, yielding MQTERLVSLDTIRGIAVLGILFMNLFTIAVPYTAYSSPEWNNNATNFDYWVYAIQHLLFDGRFMTLFCLLFGAGLALFREKLESRDYPAKPVLYSRLRWLLLFGALHAVFIWFGDILFSYALAGLFIVASGLIHQPPKSLLKIGIGLFAAGYLLFALLWYLLPILPEDFLIEKMGSATNSPEFIAGDVSIWTGPYSEQLLNQASLFIESIMAMVFMGPIWAVIGMMLIGIVLYKLDIFRTGLKSHTQWLLLTGGLLLSGYDLWICWQNGFNSFRNTFSPWNFIAALMMALGYLSLIVKATNHCQGQENLFSRVGRMAFSFYIFQSISMILVFRWLAPELYGQLDRLSLIGIAVAMSVLQIFIAKYWLSHFQQGPLEALWRKLTWRGIQETVQPEQPST